The following DNA comes from Oncorhynchus clarkii lewisi isolate Uvic-CL-2024 chromosome 22, UVic_Ocla_1.0, whole genome shotgun sequence.
TGGACCCATATAGACACTGGCCAGGTGATATATTGAATACTGCTGATTTAACACTGGAGAAGTGGCGGTCTACCAATGAGTATAAACTAAATCAATGTTGAAAGTTCTTTGTCTTCTGATGAAGGTGTGGTGGTGGGTTGACAAAATTAGTATGACCTATTAAGCAAAGTCCCCTCGTCTGTCCTTACACAACAGTCTGAGTATTGCATCACCATCTACTGGTGGCCAGGCACCTCCAGGCACACAGTCACCAAAACCCCACCGGTGGACTTTGACAACCAACACACACCTTGTTGACCTAGTAGACCACAACACTGCCAGGAAACAAAGCTGATGCAACAGGGCCTTAGAGCAAGCTAATCAGATTCATAGAGAAACATGGGAAAAACACCAGCGAGGGAAAACAACCGCCATGTTGCCTCTGGCTGGGAGAGGGGCTGGTCACCTTCAACAGAAGAGAGCAGGGCTGCATTCAGTGCGTTTTTACGTTCTGGAACGTTCAATTGAACAGACAACGGTGCTGTACTTAACAACCAATTGAAAAACGGGGAGGGTTGTGGGTTGGAGAACGCTGGCCACTGCCCTTTAAATACGTCACTCATTGCTTCAAGCCTCACCTCGCCAAACCCACCAAACGGGCGCAAACGTTCCTCAATGTCTGTTCAGGAACGTAAAAGAACGTTTTAGGGAAATGTGTCGTTCAGTACAAACCGTTCCGCAACGTAGCAAATGTTCAGGCGAATTTAACGCACCTCAGGTGTTTCTAAGACGGTTCGTCTCTACTGTCTGACAGAGGTAACTAGCGGTGGTAGAAAAGGACAGAAGGAGCAAAGTGGGGGCTATAAAAGGAGGGAAGAAAAAGATGGCATTGGTGAGAAAGATTTATTTTaaaggagcgagaggaaaaatagGATGAAGCAATACAAGAAGAGTAGGAGTGTGATAAGAGGAAGTGAGAGTGAGAAACAGGAAGACAGAAAGATGGGAAGATGAAGGTTGataaaagagaggaaggaggggtaaACTTACATTGGATCTGCTCATGCACCACCAGGGCAAAGTGATCTGTCTCCAGGATACGGGACAGCTTACCCAGGTTATCTGTCAGTCGCACCTGAGGACGACACATGACAATTAGGAAACCCTACTCAATGATGACCTTTTTGTTTGAAAGCTATTTGTTTAGGAGGTTACGGTTGAGTCGAAGTATAAGAGCATATAGGTGAGGTGACCAACCTGTTTGAATTGTTTGTAAAGCACCTTGGCGACAGGGTCAGAGGCCTTGACCTTCCCAGCCAGTACTGAAGACAACATATTGCCCAGGGTAACCATCCCTAGGATCACGCTACACAGACAAAGATAGAGAGGATatggtcattattattattatgacaaCTGACTACAGGCAATGTTTTTTCAATACTTATCAATGTTTTGTCAATAACAATACTAATCAATGTTTTGTCAATAACAATACTAATGTTTTGTCAACATTTGGCACATGGCCTCTATGGCAACCAGGTAACTAGGGTAACCAGGTAAAATCGTACCCGGACTCGTCAACGACGGGTGCCTGGTCGAAGGCCTTCTCCTTGAGGATCTTGATGGTCTTCTTGATGTTGACTGAAGGCAGCACAGTGAGGGGGGAAAATAGGTTTAGACCCTGCAGACTCAGGTTCCACCACCAGGGTTTGGACACCATCAGGTCTTCTGGGGTTAGGAAGCCCTTATCACACATCCAGTTATCACTCAGGAACTTAGACCTGGGGGGGTAGGGGTTACAACTGGGTTAGAACTGGGTTAGAACTGGGTTAGAATTGGTCCTACTAAAGTTAAATCCCTGGTACCCCATAAAAAACCTTAGCAATTCTCCTTCTCCCCAAACTTAACTCCCCCACATTATCCTTTTCCCCTcaacctccctcctcttccactcatcccctcttctctccctctctagttgCTTACATGTAGTTGCGGATGGAGTCAGGCAGGATGACGACACAGCGCTGGCCCTCCTTCAGCTCTGTGGCCATTCTAACTGCTGCAGCCATGGCCGTACCTGAACTACCTCCTACacttacagacagagagaaagagagagagagagagagagagagagagagacaccgagagagagagagagaaagagagagagacaccgagagagagagagagagagagagcgagagagagagagagagacagagagagagacagagagagagacagagagagagacagagagagagacagagagagagacagagagagagacagagagagagacagagagagagagctagaccatacagtactacacaaagacacacactatTAGAGAATTATGATTTTTGGGAGCACCAGTCATTGTGTGTGACGTCAACCTACCGCAGAGAAGCCCCTCCTCCCTGATCAGCATGCGTGACATGGCAAAAGACTCATCGTCATTGGACTTATACCACCTGTCAACTACCTGCAAAAGAGAGAAACATTCATATGCATTCTACCATAGCACTCagatacaacatacagtatgtatagatGATGAGTCATTTACCTTCCACAATTTGAACACACTTGAGTTTGAGCtgtcatactgtatattattgtaGATCTTACTGTATCCAGAATAGAAAACCCAGCACTaccacagtctcacacacagctCATCTCAGGAGGTCACTGTCACACACTCACAGATCTGTCTAGTACAGTAGGGATGAAGTCGTATCCGATGCCCTCCACCTCGTACTGGGTCTTATCTGTTTTGTTCAGCTCCTCTGGCTCAGCCAGTATAGAACCCTCAGGGTCCACACCCACGATCTACACAACACAGAACAACAATGTTAACTAACCATTACATCAATGGGCCAAAATAACACGATAATAAATACATCACACACAAAGGTAACGCAAAGGCAAGTGAGGCAACTGTTTGATCTTTACTTTATCAATTTGAGATACATGTTATGGCTTTATTTATCAGTGGCTGGATTAATATTCTTTTAGGATCCAACTTCATGGCTTAGCTCAATAcgttacactacatggccaaaagtatgtggacacctgcttgtcgaacatctcattccaaaatgatgcccattaatatggagttggttccccctttgctgctataacagcctccactcttctgggaagcctttccactagatgttgggacaatgttgcagggacttgcttccattcagccagaataatattagtgaggtcaggcactgatgttgggcgattagttcCAAGTTCCAATTAATGCCAAAGGTGATtgttggggttgaggtcagggctctgtgcaggccagtcaagttcttccacactgatctcaacataacatttctgtatgggcctcgctttgtgcgtttcacctgtgtgtattttggtttaattagcttccctatatgtagtaggttgacccgcccttgttttgtgcgggattgtcttttGTTAAGTGTGTACATATTAGGTCGTGGTGTATGTTATTTTCTATACTGTGGTACCACCCTGTGGTTTTGGGTTGTCTGGTATAGTGTCCTGCGCCCTGTATTGTATTGGGCTTATCAGTTTGGTGTGCAATAGTAAACACTTTACtccgttactctctctctctgcgtctgattCCTGCACACACACCTTGTCCTGCGTGACAGAGACGTTGATGCTCCTAGATGTTTTgccttcacaataacagtacttacagttgaccggggcagctctagcaggccagaaatttgacgaactgacttgttggaaaagtggcgtcctatgacggtgccacgttgaaagtcactgagctcttcactaaggccattctactgccaatgtttatctatggagattgcatggctgtgtgctcgattttatacatctgtcagcaacgggtgtggctgaaatacccTGTGGGTCTTAAATTGACGTTGTTGCCTTAAACGTTCAGCTAAATGAATTTGGAATTGTCTCTCCAAGACAAAGAACACAAGGCAGGGCAATAACATGCAAGTCAGATTGCCTTCTTACAGATGTTGGGCATTGTGTTTGTGACTCAGTGCACTACCTTGATGTTGGGGCATCTCTCCTTCAGCTTGCGGGCGATGCCAGTGATGGTGCCACCGGTGCCAGCTCCTGCCACCAACATGTCCACCTTACCTGcaagagcagagtggcgcagaaAAATTTGTCTATCAGCACAGTAGTACGAAAAGGGTATTCTTCACTCAATTTCTCTatcgcacacacacataccatcacaCTGCTCCAGGATCTCCTCGGCAGTGGTGTCGTAGTGGGCCAGGGGGTTGCTAGGGTTACGGTACTGGTCCAGGATATGAGAGTTGGGAATCTCATTCTTCAGACGCCAGGCCACGCCCACGTGGGATTCCGGCGAATCAAAGCGGGCGGCGGTTGGGGTACGCACGATCTCCGCCCCCAAGGCTCTAAGCACATCCACCTGAGGAACACAAGACCAGATTACAGTTAATTACATAACAAATGCCTACgcatggacacacagacacacacacagacacagcagcctCACCTTCTCCATGCTCATCTTCTCAGGCATGACGATGATGCAGCGATAGCCTTTAACTGCAGAGGCCAGGGCCAGACCAatacctgcagagagagagagagagagagagaggacaggtatAAATACAGGTGTGAATACCTGCAGGTCATGTCAGCAGTACAGACCATACTGCACAACACAGGGCTGCAGTAGATCCTAATGTCAAAGGTAGGCTGGGAGGTCTCAGTGATCACACCAGGCAAAACTCATTTTAAacgcacacacacgtgtacacacttGTATAGGCAtactcacacaaaaaaaaaaacacaaacaaaaatcCTTTAACTGGGGTGTAATCTGTCTGTTGTGAGTCATATAGCCAGTTCCACAGAGAGGGCcttgtcggtctgtctctctctctcatgcgtACCTGTGTTGCCAGAGGTGGGCTCGATGATGGTGTCTCCTGGTTTGAGGATCCCATTTCTCTCTGCATCCTCCACCATCCTTAGACTGATACGGTCCTTCACACTGCCCCCTGCGTTAAAGAACTCACACTtggccactacacacacacacacacacacacacacgtgtgaggAAATGTTGAATTATGAATATGTACTGCGCTGGCTCATATTATCGTTTACAATTTAGAAAACACTTAAGATCAATTTAGAAAACACTTAAGATCTTTTAATACCACAGAAAAGACTCAAACTAAAATCCCACTATGTACAAGTTAACTATAAAGCCCCTCAACAACACAAGGGATTACAGTAGAAGTTGCCCCAGGCATGGGAGGGGGGGGGATCATGGGAAGAGACTGAGCCCCCATGAGCCGATTTGGaaaattagggggggggggtcgtcCAAAGGTCCGCACACATACCACACCCACTCTCCCTTTCACACGTACACAAGTACAATAGCCGATTGGCACAGATTCCAAACTGCCCCACATCCACTATAGACAGCCAAAAAGTACATCTGAATCACGTGAAAATCCATGGAAGTACCATGGAAACAGGCCTCTTTGTCCCACTAAGCCATGTGAATCAACCAGAGATGGACTCTAAACAATCAGGCCCATAAAAAACACTCACTGGCGAGAGGGGAAAGATTTAGACCGAGGACCGTGACATGGTTCACATGCGGTGAACTCAAAACCGCCCCGACATGGAGGGTGGTACCAAACGGCACTATTATTAAGTCTAGTATTATCGTACTTTACCGGTCATTGGTCAACTGTACCAGTCAATCAGAGAAAAAACAAGGGTCTGTCTGAGCTAGTCGCCGGGCAGAATAACTGGTCTTTAACAAGAACAACAGATGCTACTATGTAATGACGGGAACATTTCCCTCAGAATCGACCTCCTGACTTCCCAAGACTTCCCAAGCCTTGTGACTGTCACAATCCTGCCTAGTGGCACCTGATACAAGACCTTGCCCCTCTCCTGCCACCCCTCCCACCCCACCTTGCTACAGTGGCCCTAAGGTCACCTATTCCCACACAGCAGAGGGTCTTTCAGGTGACCATACCCCCCTCCACCCAGAGTGGACTAACCTACTTCAGACATGACCTCTACCATCATACAGTGAAGCCTAGTGGACTGTAATGTCAGGAAAGGTGATGTGATACCCTTACGTTTACTTTGAAGTAATGACAGTATAACAAAGGGTAACCCTTCACAGCTAAACTGTACTACAGGAGGAGTCTAGAGagcctcctctacctcctcttgcACTCTTCTTTGGTCAATGATTTAATTCTCCCTCACTTCTATTTTATCCCTGTGTCTTTATTTCTTTCTCATCTCCattcctcctaaccctctctccattcctcctaaCCCTCGCTCCATTCCTCCTAACCCTCGCTCCATTCCTCCTAACCCTCGCTCCATTCCTCCTAACCCTCGCTCCATTCCTCCTAACCCTCGCTCCATTCCGCCTAACCCTCGCTCCATTCCGCCTaaccctctctccattcctcctaaCCCTCGCTCCATTCCTCCTAACCCTCGCTCCATTCCTCC
Coding sequences within:
- the LOC139380670 gene encoding cystathionine beta-synthase-like; this translates as MSSVFSSTDSVGAEPSVCPNAAKLSNAQANEVAAILKGGSKVNGEAMLNSHKLSMNGSAQVNEDSAGHKAQNGRVNGNEGENNLEKAVAGVEERQWIRPDLPSKCTWKLGGSSVESPHCHSELTEAPSILPNILGKIGDTPLVRMNKIPKAFGLKCELLAKCEFFNAGGSVKDRISLRMVEDAERNGILKPGDTIIEPTSGNTGIGLALASAVKGYRCIIVMPEKMSMEKVDVLRALGAEIVRTPTAARFDSPESHVGVAWRLKNEIPNSHILDQYRNPSNPLAHYDTTAEEILEQCDGKVDMLVAGAGTGGTITGIARKLKERCPNIKIVGVDPEGSILAEPEELNKTDKTQYEVEGIGYDFIPTVLDRSVVDRWYKSNDDESFAMSRMLIREEGLLCGGSSGTAMAAAVRMATELKEGQRCVVILPDSIRNYMSKFLSDNWMCDKGFLTPEDLMVSKPWWWNLSLQGLNLFSPLTVLPSVNIKKTIKILKEKAFDQAPVVDESGVILGMVTLGNMLSSVLAGKVKASDPVAKVLYKQFKQVRLTDNLGKLSRILETDHFALVVHEQIQYMEDGSPCLRQMVFGVVTAIDMLNYITTRERQGSTRERTLSECSITSECSLTD